In Rhodamnia argentea isolate NSW1041297 chromosome 4, ASM2092103v1, whole genome shotgun sequence, the following proteins share a genomic window:
- the LOC115736082 gene encoding 3-hydroxyisobutyryl-CoA hydrolase-like protein 2, mitochondrial: MHSLKVLVRARRSLHKLGSFPHQRSFSAQPHYGSYDDIQDQVLVDGRANSRTAILNRPSALNSLTTSMVARLKRLYESWEENPNIGFVVMKGSDRAFCSGGDVVALYHLLTEGNIEECKTFFDTLYKFVYVQGTYLKPHLAILDGVTMACGAGISLPGMFRLATDKTVFSHPEVQIGFHPDAGATFHLSRLPGYLGEYLALTGDKLNGVEMVACRLATHYSLNARLALIEERLGKLTTDDPSVIETSLSQYGDLVYPDRSIIHKIDVIDKCFSHDTVEEIIHALEIEAADSYDGWCAMTLKKLREASPLSLKVTLRSIREGRFQTLDQCLTREYRISLRGISGEVSKDFCEGVRARLVDKDFAPKWDPPSLEEVTKEMVDFYVSPLISEPELELPTASREPYV, encoded by the exons atgcaTAGCTTGAAGGTTTTAGTGAGAGCCAGGCGCTCGCTTCACAAGCTCGGCTCTTTCCCTCACCAGAGAAGTTTCTCTGCTCAGCCCCATTACGGTAGCTACGACGACATCCAAGACCAG GTTTTAGTGGATGGAAGAGCCAACTCAAGAACTGCGATCCTCAACAGACCATCTGCTCTTAATTCTCTCACTACTTCAATG GTGGCCAGGCTAAAGAGGCTTTATGAATCATGGGAAGAGAATCCAAACATCGGGTTTGTGGTGATGAAG GGTAGCGACAGAGCTTTCTGCTCAGGTGGAGATGTCGTTGCCCTTTATCATTTGCTCACTGAAG GGAATATTGAGGAGtgcaaaactttttttgatACATTATATAAGTTCGTTTATGTGCAAGGGACATATTTGAAACCACAT CTGGCTATTTTGGACGGTGTCACTATGGCATGTGGAGCTGGGATTTCTCTCCCTGGAATGTTTCGATTGGCAACTGATAAAACT GTTTTTTCCCATCCAGAGGTTCAAATAGGATTTCATCCAGATGCTGGAGCTACCTTCCACCTTTCCCGTTTACCTGGCTATCTAG GGGAATACCTGGCTCTCACGGGGGATAAGCTTAATGGTGTGGAAATGGTTGCCTGCCGCTTGGCTACTCATTATTCACTAAATGCG AGATTGGCTCTGATCGAAGAGCGTCTTGGTAAACTGACTACGGATGATCCATCTGTTATAGAGACATCCCTTTCACAATACGGTGATCTTGTTTATCCTGACAGGAGTATCATTCATAA GATTGATGTGATTGATAAATGCTTTAGCCATGACACAGTCGAGGAAATTATTCATGCACTG GAAATTGAAGCAGCTGACTCTTATGATGGATGGTGTGCAATGACCCTCAAGAAACTAAGAGAAGCTTCTCCATTGAGCTTAAAAGTGACCCTAAGATCA ATTCGCGAAGGCAGATTCCAGACTCTTGATCAATGTTTAACTCGGGAATACCGAATATCCCTTCGTGGAATTTCTGGAGAAGTTTCCAAAGACTTCTGTGAG GGTGTTCGGGCACGGTTAGTGGATAAGGACTTTGCTCCAAAG TGGGATCCTCCAAGTTTGGAAGAAGTAACCAAGGAGATGGTCGACTTTTATGTCTCACCTCTTATATCCGAGCCCGAGCTAGAACTACCCACCGCCTCGCGAGAACCTTATGTATGA
- the LOC115736095 gene encoding disease resistance protein L6-like, with amino-acid sequence MARLEAGKSSGGAPGGEVNEIKGCNLQKDEGQGQLIKLVVEEALDKLKIKHEPVTEHLVGLTAQVEEVMKLLDSDSGNVWLIGIHGMSGIGKTTAAKVVFKQLCSHFGKRCSLLEDTQEE; translated from the exons ATGGCGAGACTAGAGGCCGGAAAGAGCAGCGGTGGTGCACCGGGAGGTGAGGTAAATGAAATCAAGGGATGCAACCTGCAGAAGGATGAAGG CCAGGGacaacttatcaaattggttgTTGAAGAGGCTTTGGATAAGCTGAAGATAAAGCATGAACCTGTGACTGAACATTTAGTTGGACTCACTGCTCAGGTAGAAGAAGTCATGAAATTACTAGACAGTGATTCTGGTAATGTATGGCTCATCGGAATTCATGGAATGAGTGGAATAGGAAAAACAACCGCAGCCAAGGTCGTCTTCAAACAACTATGTTCCCACTTTGGAAAGCGATGTAGCCTTCTTGAAGACACTCAAGAAGAGTGA